Proteins from a genomic interval of Desulfotomaculum sp.:
- a CDS encoding 50S ribosomal protein L3: MPGGILGRKVGMTQVFTGEGVTIPVTLIKAGPCVVVQRKTPEHDGYSAIQLGFEEKKEYRFNKPLKGHFEKAGLKPLNVLREFRVPDSGLYQIGEEIKADLFKVGELVNVVGISKGHGFAGGIKRHGFHRGPMAHGSKYHRRPGSLAAKGPARVFKGRRLPGHYGTDRVTAQNLEIVRVDAERNLLAVKGAVPGFRGSLVMVKNSVPARS, encoded by the coding sequence ATGCCTGGAGGAATCTTGGGCAGAAAGGTTGGAATGACACAGGTTTTCACCGGTGAAGGTGTAACTATTCCGGTTACTCTTATTAAAGCGGGTCCCTGTGTTGTTGTTCAAAGAAAGACACCCGAGCATGATGGTTACAGCGCCATACAGCTTGGTTTCGAAGAAAAAAAAGAGTATAGGTTTAATAAACCCTTAAAAGGGCACTTTGAGAAGGCGGGTTTAAAACCTTTAAATGTACTTAGAGAATTCCGTGTACCGGACAGTGGTCTTTACCAGATTGGTGAAGAAATTAAAGCCGATCTTTTTAAAGTTGGGGAATTAGTCAATGTTGTAGGCATCTCTAAAGGACACGGCTTTGCAGGCGGTATCAAAAGGCACGGTTTCCACCGCGGCCCGATGGCCCACGGATCAAAGTACCACCGTAGGCCGGGATCACTTGCCGCCAAGGGGCCGGCACGCGTATTTAAAGGCAGAAGGCTCCCTGGTCATTACGGCACGGACAGAGTTACAGCACAAAACCTCGAAATAGTACGAGTTGACGCAGAACGCAACTTATTGGCTGTCAAAGGGGCCGTACCCGGGTTCAGGGGCAGTCTGGTAATGGTCAAAAACAGCGTCCCGGCTCGATCATAG
- a CDS encoding 50S ribosomal protein L4: MPEVSMYNVNGNLLGKLNLSNQVFGAPVNSTAVYDAVIKYLAGGRSGTSDTKTRGEVNGGGRKPWRQKGTGRARHGSIRSPIWRGGGIVFGPHPRDYSYTLPRKVRRLALKSVLSSKVMEDKMIVIEELKLEKPRTKDIINILDNLKISGGVLLVTVSKDENVYKSARNISDIKTVTIEGLNIYDLLVYETLVVTKDALAGIEEALLNEERA, encoded by the coding sequence ATGCCCGAAGTTTCAATGTACAATGTTAACGGCAATTTACTGGGAAAACTTAATCTAAGTAACCAGGTGTTTGGCGCTCCTGTTAATAGTACAGCTGTGTATGATGCCGTAATCAAGTATCTGGCAGGCGGCAGAAGCGGCACAAGTGATACAAAAACACGCGGTGAGGTTAATGGAGGGGGGCGGAAGCCCTGGCGGCAGAAAGGCACCGGAAGAGCGAGACACGGTAGTATACGTTCACCTATTTGGCGTGGTGGGGGTATAGTTTTTGGCCCGCACCCTCGTGACTATAGCTACACCCTTCCCAGGAAAGTGCGCCGGTTAGCTTTGAAATCCGTACTTTCTTCAAAGGTTATGGAAGATAAAATGATCGTAATTGAAGAACTAAAATTAGAAAAACCCCGGACAAAGGACATAATTAATATTCTGGATAATCTTAAAATATCGGGTGGGGTCCTTCTGGTTACTGTTTCAAAGGATGAAAACGTATATAAGTCTGCCCGTAATATTTCTGATATTAAAACGGTAACCATAGAAGGTTTGAACATATATGATCTTCTGGTTTATGAAACACTGGTTGTTACTAAAGATGCCCTTGCCGGGATTGAGGAGGCGCTCTTGAATGAAGAACGCGCGTGA
- a CDS encoding 50S ribosomal protein L23 has translation MKNARDIIKWPLVTEKSYSLAEQSKYTFAVDTAANKIEIKKAVEELFKVKVLKVNTINVKGKPVRVRNIPGHRPDRKKAIVTLKEGDKIEIFS, from the coding sequence ATGAAGAACGCGCGTGATATTATTAAGTGGCCTTTAGTTACAGAAAAGAGTTACTCCCTGGCCGAGCAGAGCAAGTATACTTTTGCTGTTGACACGGCGGCAAACAAAATTGAAATAAAAAAAGCGGTTGAAGAACTCTTTAAAGTAAAAGTGCTTAAGGTTAATACTATTAATGTTAAGGGAAAACCGGTTAGAGTACGAAATATTCCAGGTCATAGGCCTGATCGCAAGAAAGCTATTGTAACCCTTAAAGAAGGGGATAAAATTGAGATCTTTAGTTGA
- a CDS encoding 50S ribosomal protein L2 — MAVKKFRPTSPGQRFVTVSAFSEITTDKPEKSLLKPLKRISGRNVFGKITVRHRGGGHKKMYRIIDFKRNKDGIPARVATIEYDPNRAARIALLKYKDGEKRYIVAPLGIEVGMTVYSGPDADIKVGNTLPLKDIPLGTLIHNIELHPGGGGQLVRSAGGSAQLMAKEGRYVHLRLPSGEMRLVLRDCRATIGQVGNIEHENIVIGKAGRSRWLGTRPTVRGVVMNPVDHPHGGGEGRSPIGRNPVTPWGKPALGARTRKKKPSDRLIVKRRTK, encoded by the coding sequence GTGGCAGTTAAAAAATTTAGACCGACGTCACCGGGGCAAAGGTTTGTTACCGTTTCCGCTTTTTCAGAAATAACCACTGATAAACCTGAAAAATCTCTATTAAAGCCCCTTAAGAGAATTTCCGGCCGAAACGTTTTTGGAAAAATAACTGTGCGGCATCGCGGCGGCGGCCACAAGAAGATGTACAGGATTATTGACTTTAAGAGAAATAAGGATGGGATACCGGCCAGGGTTGCCACTATTGAATACGATCCTAACCGCGCAGCCAGAATTGCATTGCTGAAATACAAAGACGGGGAAAAAAGGTATATCGTGGCGCCTCTTGGCATTGAAGTAGGTATGACTGTTTATTCCGGACCTGACGCAGATATAAAGGTTGGAAATACCCTGCCTTTAAAGGATATACCGCTCGGCACACTTATTCATAATATTGAACTGCATCCGGGCGGCGGCGGGCAGTTGGTCCGTTCAGCAGGGGGATCAGCGCAGTTGATGGCCAAGGAAGGAAGATATGTTCACCTTCGTCTGCCTTCAGGTGAAATGCGTCTTGTTTTGCGGGATTGCAGGGCTACAATTGGTCAGGTTGGTAACATTGAGCATGAGAATATTGTTATTGGTAAAGCCGGTCGATCGCGCTGGTTGGGAACGAGGCCTACTGTACGTGGAGTAGTTATGAATCCCGTAGATCATCCCCACGGTGGCGGTGAAGGCAGATCGCCCATCGGTCGCAACCCTGTTACTCCCTGGGGAAAACCTGCATTAGGAGCGCGGACGCGCAAGAAAAAGCCCAGTGACCGGTTGATCGTCAAAAGGAGAACGAAATAA